A single window of Falco peregrinus isolate bFalPer1 chromosome 11, bFalPer1.pri, whole genome shotgun sequence DNA harbors:
- the BROX gene encoding BRO1 domain-containing protein BROX yields MTHWFHRNPLKATAPVSFNFYGVATTPAAAKICNDLRLYRTRLLELFTDSSCNPEMMKNATDLYFSLLQGFILSLDDSSQECKLRYIQNFKWTDTLQGQVPSAQQDAVFELVSMGFNVALWYTKYASRLAGKEDITEDEAKDVHRSLKVAAGIFKHLKESHIPKLITPVEKGRDLEARLIDSYIIQCQAEAQEVTIARAIELKHNPGLIAALAYETANFYQKADQTLSSLDPTYAGKWRKYLNLKTCFYMAYAYCYHGQTLLASDKCGEAIRSLQESEKFFAKAEALCKEYGETKGPGTTAKPSGHLFFRKLGSLIKNTLEKCQRENGFIYFQKVPTEAPQLELKANYGLVEPVPFEFPSLNAHWTPETLAAFDLTKRPKDDTAKPKPDEEVKPLKEPDIKPQKDSGCQIS; encoded by the exons atgaccCACTGGTTTCATCGTAACCCTTTGAAGGCTACAGCTCCCGTTTCGTTTAATTTTTATGGGGTAGCTAccactccagctgcagcaaaaaTTTGCAA TGATTTGAGGTTATATCGAACACGGCTATTGGAGCTGTTTACAGACTCAAGTTGTAATCCAGAAATGATGAAGAATGCAACTGACTTGTACTTCTCACTCTTGCAAG GTTTTATCCTTTCACTGGATGACTCTTCCCAAGAATGCAAGTTGAGATACATTCAGAATTTCAAGTGGACAGACACATTACAGGGACAAGTTCCAAG tGCCCAGCAGGATGCAGTGTTTGAACTGGTTTCCATGGGATTTAATGTAGCTCTGTGGTACACGAAATACGCATCAAGACTTGCTGGAAAAGAAGA TATAACAGAAGATGAAGCAAAAGACGTTCACAGAAGCCTGAAGGTAGCAGCTGGGATTTTTAAACACTTGAAG GAAAGTCACATTCCAAAATTGATTACACCtgtggaaaagggaagagattTAGAAGCTCGACTTATAGACTCTTACATCATACAGTGCCAAGCTGAAGCCCAAGAAG tgacaattGCTCGGGCTATTGAGCTGAAACACAATCCAGGACTAATAGCTGCTCTTGCTTATGAAACAGCTAACTTCTACCAAAAAGCTG ATCAGACATTATCCAGTTTGGATCCAACCTATGCAGGTAAATGGAGGAAGTACTTAAACTTGAAGACCTGTTTCTACATGGCCTAT GCATACTGTTACCATGGTCAGACTTTACTGGCAAGTGATAAATGTGGGGAAGCAATCAGATCTCTGCAGGaatcagaaaaat TTTTTGCCAAGGCTGAAGCACTGTGCAAAGAATACGGAGAAACCAAAGGCCCCGGGACTACTGCCAAACCTTCTGGACATCTCTTCTTTAGGAAATTAGGAAGTTTGATTAAGAACACACTAGAAAAATGCCAGAGAGAGAATGGATTCAT CTATTTTCAGAAGGTGCCAACAGAGGCTCCCCAGCTAGAACTGAAAGCAAACTATGGCTTAGTAGAGCCTGTTCCTTTTGAATTTCCTTCCTTGAACGCACACTGGACTCCTGAAACACTTGCAGCATTTGATCTCACCAAGAGGCCAAAGGATGACACT GCTAAACCAAAACCAGATGAAGAAGTAAAACCTCTGAAGGAACCAGATATAAAGCCTCAAAAAGACAGTGGATGCCAGATTTCTTAA